The proteins below are encoded in one region of Enhydrobacter sp.:
- a CDS encoding enoyl-CoA hydratase/isomerase family protein: MDDLTMIRVQIADHIALVTMDNPPVNAQNAAFQDEMIRAFDRLSDMDEVRVAVLTGKGKCFCAGVDIKARAGQQRGPGDAWRGMRLARECFHAIMECRKPVIAAINGPALGAGLAVAASCDILLAGESASLGLPEIDVGLMGGGRHAMRLFGHSRARRMMLTGFRVSGAEMYRLGVVEACVPDDKLMEAAMALAREIAAKSPIASVTAKHALNTIEEMTLRDGYRFEQNMTVALQGTDDSKEAMRAFVEKRKPVFKGR, encoded by the coding sequence ATGGACGATCTCACGATGATCCGTGTGCAAATCGCGGACCACATCGCCCTCGTCACCATGGACAATCCCCCGGTCAACGCCCAGAACGCCGCCTTCCAGGACGAGATGATCCGCGCCTTCGACCGCCTGTCCGACATGGACGAGGTGCGCGTCGCCGTGCTCACCGGCAAGGGGAAGTGCTTTTGCGCCGGCGTCGACATCAAGGCCCGTGCGGGCCAGCAGCGCGGCCCGGGCGACGCCTGGCGCGGCATGCGCCTCGCCCGCGAGTGCTTTCACGCGATCATGGAATGCCGCAAGCCGGTGATCGCCGCCATCAACGGACCGGCGCTGGGCGCCGGCCTCGCCGTCGCGGCCTCCTGCGATATCCTGCTCGCCGGCGAAAGCGCCTCGCTCGGCCTGCCCGAGATCGATGTCGGCCTGATGGGCGGCGGGCGGCACGCCATGCGCCTGTTCGGCCATTCGCGCGCCCGCCGAATGATGCTGACGGGCTTTCGCGTTTCCGGCGCGGAGATGTATCGGCTGGGGGTCGTCGAAGCCTGCGTGCCGGACGACAAGCTGATGGAGGCCGCCATGGCGCTGGCGCGCGAGATCGCGGCCAAGAGCCCGATCGCCAGCGTGACCGCCAAGCATGCCCTCAACACGATCGAGGAGATGACGCTGCGCGACGGCTATCGCTTCGAGCAGAACATGACGGTGGCGCTGCAGGGTACCGACGATTCCAAGGAGGCGATGCGCGCCTTCGTCGAGAAGCGCAAGCCGGTTTTCAAGGGCCGCTGA
- a CDS encoding branched-chain amino acid ABC transporter permease LivH (LivHMGF is the membrane component of the LIV-I/LS branched-chain amino acid transporter), translating into MAYFSQQLINAITLGAVYGLIAIGYTMVYGIVGMINFAHGEIFMIGAFISLIGFIICGLLGIGSAPVAILLVLLVAMAFTAVYGWAVERLAYRPLRGSFRLAPLISAIGMSITLQNYVQLTQGARPKPGGQIVSGGYNLFSADGFDVRVTWLQIIIVVVTVVLMVAFTWVIARTPLGRQQRACEQDMKMAALLGVNVDRTISLTFVVGAALAAVAGMLFLMYYGVIDFFIGFLAGIKAFTAAVLGGIGSLPGAMLGGLLIGLIEVFWAGYFSSEYKDVAVFGILVLVLIFRPSGLLGKPEIEKV; encoded by the coding sequence ATGGCGTATTTTTCGCAGCAGCTCATCAACGCCATCACGCTCGGCGCTGTCTACGGCCTCATCGCCATCGGCTACACGATGGTCTACGGCATCGTCGGCATGATCAATTTCGCCCATGGCGAAATCTTCATGATCGGTGCCTTCATTTCTTTGATCGGCTTCATCATCTGCGGGTTGCTCGGTATCGGCTCGGCTCCGGTCGCGATCCTGCTCGTGCTGCTGGTGGCGATGGCCTTCACGGCTGTCTATGGATGGGCCGTCGAGCGATTGGCCTACCGTCCGTTGCGCGGCTCGTTCCGCCTAGCGCCGCTGATCTCGGCGATCGGCATGTCGATCACCTTGCAGAACTACGTCCAGCTCACGCAGGGCGCGCGACCCAAACCCGGCGGGCAGATCGTGTCCGGCGGCTACAATCTCTTCAGCGCCGACGGTTTCGACGTTCGCGTGACCTGGCTGCAGATCATCATCGTGGTGGTGACGGTGGTGCTGATGGTCGCCTTCACCTGGGTGATCGCGCGTACGCCTTTGGGGCGCCAACAGCGGGCCTGCGAGCAGGACATGAAGATGGCAGCGCTGCTCGGCGTCAACGTCGACCGCACGATCTCGCTGACCTTCGTGGTAGGCGCGGCCCTGGCCGCGGTCGCCGGCATGCTCTTCCTGATGTACTATGGCGTGATCGACTTCTTCATCGGCTTTCTCGCCGGCATCAAGGCCTTCACCGCGGCAGTGCTGGGCGGCATCGGCTCGCTGCCGGGCGCCATGCTGGGCGGCTTGCTGATCGGCCTGATCGAAGTCTTCTGGGCAGGCTACTTCTCGAGCGAGTACAAGGACGTCGCGGTGTTCGGCATCCTCGTCCTGGTGCTGATCTTCCGGCCGAGCGGCTTGCTCGGCAAGCCGGAGATCGAGAAGGTCTGA
- the livM gene encoding high-affinity branched-chain amino acid ABC transporter permease LivM produces MTASRLPALLKDAALTAFVAAALGLFIVGFRTVDVGSTKGLSFDYQFVDLAVAVVALFVGRLGLSLAAEGERWPALVLGAVLGAIGAAPVELPSAFLHWFVGLAGLLVIGRTLWPSASRAIDRARQSRRGRVLGAAGVRWAAWILLAAAIALPAMPFADQKTMDLGVLILTYIMLGWGLNIVVGLAGLLDLGYVAFYAVGAYSYALLSTQWGLSFWAVLPIAGAMAATFGLLLGFPVLRLRGDYLAIVTLGFGEIIRLVLINWVDLTNGPAGIGGIPGPTFFGAVFAETAPPGHRTFAEMMGVPFAATQRLVFLYYIILVLALVTNLFALRMRRLPVGRAWEALREDETACRALGINPTNTKLTAFAVGAMFAGFAGSFFAAKQRFVSPESFVFVESAIILSIVVLGGMGSQIGVVLAAVLLIGLPEWFRDLGTYRMLAFGLAMVLIMVFRPRGLIAHREPSVRLHARPGGGGG; encoded by the coding sequence ATGACGGCATCCCGCCTGCCTGCCCTGTTGAAGGACGCGGCGCTCACCGCCTTCGTCGCCGCCGCGCTCGGTCTCTTCATCGTCGGTTTCCGTACGGTGGACGTCGGCTCGACCAAGGGGCTCAGCTTCGACTACCAGTTCGTCGATCTCGCCGTCGCCGTCGTCGCGCTCTTCGTCGGTCGCCTCGGCCTCTCGCTCGCGGCCGAAGGCGAACGCTGGCCGGCGCTCGTCCTCGGCGCCGTGCTGGGCGCGATCGGCGCGGCGCCGGTCGAGCTGCCGTCGGCGTTCCTGCACTGGTTCGTGGGGCTGGCGGGCCTGCTGGTGATCGGCCGCACGCTGTGGCCGTCGGCCAGTCGGGCGATCGACCGGGCCAGGCAATCACGGCGCGGCCGGGTGCTCGGCGCGGCGGGCGTGCGGTGGGCCGCATGGATCCTGCTGGCGGCCGCGATCGCGCTGCCCGCCATGCCCTTCGCCGACCAGAAGACGATGGACCTCGGGGTCCTGATCCTCACCTACATCATGCTGGGCTGGGGCCTCAATATCGTGGTCGGGCTGGCCGGCCTCCTCGATCTCGGTTACGTCGCCTTCTACGCTGTCGGAGCTTATTCCTACGCCCTGCTCAGCACGCAGTGGGGGCTGAGCTTCTGGGCCGTGCTGCCGATCGCGGGGGCGATGGCCGCGACTTTCGGCCTGCTGCTGGGCTTTCCGGTTCTGCGCCTGCGCGGCGACTATCTCGCCATCGTGACGCTCGGCTTCGGCGAGATCATCCGCCTGGTGCTGATCAACTGGGTCGATCTCACCAACGGACCGGCCGGCATCGGCGGCATTCCCGGGCCGACATTCTTCGGCGCCGTGTTCGCGGAAACCGCGCCACCCGGGCACAGGACCTTCGCCGAGATGATGGGCGTGCCGTTCGCTGCCACGCAGCGGCTCGTCTTCCTCTACTACATCATTCTGGTGCTGGCGCTGGTGACCAATCTGTTCGCCCTGCGCATGCGCCGGCTGCCTGTCGGGCGCGCCTGGGAAGCGCTGCGCGAGGACGAGACCGCCTGCCGGGCGCTCGGCATCAATCCGACCAACACCAAGCTCACCGCCTTTGCCGTCGGCGCCATGTTCGCGGGCTTTGCCGGGTCGTTCTTTGCCGCCAAGCAGCGCTTCGTCAGCCCGGAAAGCTTCGTCTTCGTCGAGTCGGCGATCATTCTTTCCATCGTCGTGCTGGGCGGCATGGGCAGCCAGATCGGCGTGGTGCTGGCGGCGGTGCTGCTGATCGGCCTGCCGGAGTGGTTCCGCGACCTCGGCACCTATCGCATGCTGGCCTTCGGGCTGGCGATGGTGCTGATCATGGTGTTCCGGCCGCGCGGCCTGATCGCCCACCGCGAGCCCTCCGTGCGCCTGCATGCCCGGCCCGGTGGAGGCGGCGGATGA
- a CDS encoding ABC transporter ATP-binding protein: protein MTTVLPLIDVERLTMRFGGLVAVDDVSFSGRPREITAIIGPNGAGKTTVFNCITGFYKPTVGRLTLRGDRDYLLERMLGHEIGQQARVARTFQNIRLFAGMTVLENLMIAQHNKLMRASGMSVFGVLGLKRYRVAETAAIEMARGWLERIGLVAEADRPAGELPYGAQRRLEIARAMCTEPRLLCLDEPAAGLNPRESAALNELLVSIRDRDGIGVLLIEHDMSVVMRISDHVVVLDYGRKIAEGAPADVRRDPAVIRAYLGTADAEGGSGA from the coding sequence ATGACCACCGTCCTGCCGCTCATCGATGTCGAACGACTCACCATGCGCTTCGGCGGCCTGGTGGCGGTCGACGACGTTTCGTTCAGCGGCCGGCCGCGCGAGATCACGGCGATCATCGGGCCCAACGGTGCCGGCAAGACGACCGTGTTCAACTGCATCACCGGCTTCTACAAGCCGACCGTCGGCCGCCTCACACTGCGAGGCGATCGCGACTATCTCCTGGAGCGCATGCTGGGGCACGAGATCGGCCAGCAGGCGAGAGTGGCCCGCACCTTCCAGAACATCCGGCTGTTCGCCGGCATGACCGTGCTGGAGAACCTGATGATCGCCCAGCACAACAAGCTGATGCGGGCATCGGGCATGAGCGTCTTCGGCGTCCTGGGGCTGAAGCGCTACCGTGTGGCCGAGACGGCCGCGATCGAGATGGCGCGCGGCTGGCTGGAGCGCATCGGGCTGGTGGCGGAAGCGGACCGGCCGGCAGGAGAGCTGCCCTACGGCGCCCAGCGACGCCTCGAGATCGCGCGGGCGATGTGCACCGAGCCGCGGCTGCTTTGTCTCGACGAGCCGGCGGCCGGCCTCAATCCGCGCGAGTCGGCCGCGCTCAACGAGCTGCTCGTCTCGATCCGGGACCGCGACGGCATCGGCGTCCTGCTGATCGAGCACGACATGAGCGTGGTGATGCGGATCTCCGACCATGTCGTCGTGCTCGACTACGGCCGCAAGATCGCGGAGGGCGCGCCGGCCGACGTGCGGCGCGACCCGGCCGTGATCCGTGCCTATCTCGGGACGGCCGACGCCGAGGGCGGTTCCGGTGCCTGA
- a CDS encoding ABC transporter ATP-binding protein, with product MPELPILEVTGVTTFYGAIQALHGVDLHVSRGEVVTLIGANGAGKSTLLMTICGDPRARSGSIRLDGAEIRHLPTHEIVRRGVAQVPEGRRIFPRMSVFENLQMGATIADPAHFQQDVDRVFAMFPRLAERREQRGGTLSGGEQQMLAIARALMSRPRLLLLDEPSLGLAPLIVQQIFDAIGRIAREEGVTIFLVEQNAYHALRLADRGYVLVNGRVRLSGRGSELLANADVRAAYLEGGQA from the coding sequence GTGCCTGAGCTGCCCATCCTGGAGGTGACGGGCGTCACGACCTTCTACGGCGCCATCCAGGCGCTGCACGGCGTCGATCTCCATGTCTCTCGCGGCGAGGTGGTGACGCTGATCGGTGCGAACGGCGCCGGCAAGTCGACGCTGCTGATGACGATCTGCGGCGATCCGCGCGCGCGCTCGGGTTCGATCAGGCTGGACGGCGCGGAGATCCGCCATCTGCCGACGCACGAGATCGTCCGCCGCGGCGTGGCGCAGGTTCCCGAAGGGCGGCGGATCTTTCCGCGCATGAGCGTGTTCGAGAACCTGCAGATGGGGGCGACGATTGCCGATCCAGCGCATTTCCAGCAGGACGTCGACCGCGTCTTCGCCATGTTCCCGCGGCTTGCCGAGCGGCGCGAGCAGCGCGGCGGTACCTTGTCCGGCGGCGAGCAGCAGATGCTGGCGATCGCGCGCGCGCTCATGAGCCGGCCGCGGCTGCTGCTGCTCGACGAGCCGTCGCTCGGGCTCGCGCCGCTGATCGTGCAGCAGATCTTCGACGCCATCGGCCGCATCGCGCGCGAGGAGGGAGTGACGATCTTCCTGGTCGAGCAGAACGCCTATCATGCGCTGCGCCTGGCGGATCGCGGCTATGTGCTGGTCAACGGCCGCGTGAGGCTGAGCGGGCGCGGCAGCGAGCTGCTCGCCAATGCCGATGTGCGCGCCGCCTACCTCGAAGGCGGGCAGGCATGA
- a CDS encoding DUF6867 family protein: protein MSPLDTLSFDWLGDTVFNVILFNVVLVGPASFAAGHAVAIAWRQWNRILLYTALLSAGLRFLDYALADGELWSLGGFALGWAVQLAIAAFAYRLTRARQMVRQYPWLCRRKGLLGWEERH from the coding sequence ATGAGCCCGCTCGACACCCTGAGCTTCGACTGGCTCGGCGACACGGTCTTCAACGTGATCCTGTTCAACGTCGTGCTGGTCGGACCGGCATCGTTCGCGGCCGGCCACGCCGTGGCCATCGCCTGGCGGCAGTGGAACCGCATCCTCCTCTACACCGCGCTGCTGTCGGCTGGCCTGCGCTTTCTCGACTATGCGCTGGCGGACGGCGAGTTGTGGTCGCTAGGCGGCTTCGCCCTGGGCTGGGCCGTACAGCTTGCGATCGCCGCCTTTGCCTATCGACTGACTCGAGCGCGCCAGATGGTGCGGCAGTACCCCTGGCTTTGTCGGCGCAAAGGCTTGCTGGGCTGGGAGGAGCGGCACTAA
- a CDS encoding branched-chain amino acid ABC transporter substrate-binding protein — translation MRRIFGALAVAAVALAGGPAFAQIKIGSAGPMTGQYAAFGEQLKRGAEMAVEEINAAGGVNGQKLQLEIGDDACDPKQATAVANQMASDKVVFVAGHFCSGSSIPAAPIYHEAKILQISPASTNPKLTDDAFAKGNTTVFRTCGRDDVQGKTVGNYILKYHKDARVAILQDKSPYGKGVADETKKTLNQGGLREVMYEAYNDTDKDFTALINKMKRDRINMIVLGGYHTAAALIIKQSKEQGLPTQMMGFDSLETAEFYQLGGAATNGVLMSFPPRAEDDPKNAALVKKFRDAKYNPEGYTLFSYAAVKVWAEAANKAKTTEAAAVAAALRSQSWDSAVGPLAFDQKGDIKNPVYDIYVWKDGKRYVTVK, via the coding sequence ATGAGGAGGATTTTCGGGGCGCTGGCGGTTGCGGCCGTCGCCCTTGCGGGCGGCCCGGCGTTCGCGCAGATCAAGATCGGCTCGGCGGGGCCGATGACCGGCCAGTATGCCGCCTTCGGCGAGCAATTGAAGCGCGGCGCCGAGATGGCGGTGGAGGAGATCAATGCCGCGGGCGGCGTGAATGGCCAGAAGCTGCAGCTCGAGATCGGCGACGATGCCTGCGACCCCAAGCAGGCGACCGCGGTCGCCAACCAGATGGCGTCCGACAAGGTCGTCTTCGTGGCGGGCCACTTCTGCTCGGGCTCGTCGATTCCGGCGGCGCCCATCTACCATGAGGCCAAGATCCTGCAGATCTCGCCGGCCTCGACCAATCCCAAGCTTACGGACGACGCCTTCGCCAAGGGCAACACGACGGTCTTCCGCACCTGCGGCCGCGACGACGTGCAGGGCAAGACGGTCGGCAACTACATTCTGAAGTATCACAAGGATGCGCGCGTCGCGATCCTCCAGGACAAGTCGCCCTACGGCAAGGGCGTGGCCGACGAGACCAAGAAGACCTTGAACCAGGGCGGCCTTCGCGAGGTCATGTACGAGGCCTACAACGACACTGACAAGGATTTCACGGCGCTCATCAACAAGATGAAGCGGGACCGCATCAACATGATCGTGCTGGGCGGCTACCACACGGCGGCGGCCCTGATCATCAAGCAGTCGAAGGAGCAGGGATTGCCGACCCAGATGATGGGCTTCGATTCTCTCGAGACGGCGGAGTTCTACCAGCTGGGCGGCGCGGCGACGAACGGCGTCCTGATGTCCTTCCCGCCCAGGGCCGAGGACGATCCGAAGAACGCGGCCCTGGTGAAGAAATTCCGCGACGCCAAGTACAATCCCGAAGGCTACACCCTGTTCAGCTATGCCGCCGTGAAGGTGTGGGCCGAGGCCGCCAACAAGGCGAAGACGACGGAAGCGGCGGCGGTCGCGGCGGCGTTGCGCAGCCAGAGCTGGGATTCCGCTGTCGGACCGCTCGCCTTCGACCAGAAGGGCGACATCAAGAATCCGGTCTATGACATCTATGTCTGGAAGGACGGCAAGCGTTACGTGACCGTCAAGTAG
- the rpiB gene encoding ribose 5-phosphate isomerase B, with protein MAGATIAVASDHAGFDLKEILKRDLQQAGHDVLDLGTHSTASVDYPDFGHAMAETIASGRAARGVLVCGSGIGISIAANRNPSVRAALAHDVTSARVSREHNDANVVAFGQRLIGVEIAREALKVFLATPFAGGRHAGRVAKLSEDPCK; from the coding sequence ATGGCCGGGGCCACCATCGCCGTCGCGTCGGATCATGCCGGCTTCGACCTGAAGGAGATTCTGAAGCGCGACTTGCAGCAAGCGGGTCACGACGTGCTCGACCTCGGGACTCATTCCACCGCGTCGGTCGACTATCCCGACTTCGGTCATGCCATGGCGGAGACCATCGCCTCCGGCCGCGCCGCGCGCGGTGTCCTGGTCTGCGGCAGCGGGATCGGCATCTCGATTGCCGCAAATCGCAACCCGAGCGTGCGCGCTGCCCTCGCGCACGATGTCACTTCGGCGCGCGTGTCGCGTGAGCACAACGACGCCAATGTCGTGGCTTTCGGCCAGCGGCTGATCGGCGTCGAGATCGCCCGCGAGGCGCTGAAAGTATTCCTCGCGACCCCGTTCGCCGGCGGCCGCCATGCCGGCCGCGTCGCCAAGCTTTCGGAGGATCCGTGCAAATGA
- the glyA gene encoding serine hydroxymethyltransferase, with protein sequence MSQPAAKTQDAIPSMFTQSLAEADPAIDEVLKGELHRQREQIELIASENIVSRAVLEAAGSVLTNKYAEGYPGRRYYGGCEEVDKAEQLAIDRACKLFDCSFANVQPHSGAQANQAVFMALLKPGDTFLGMALDQGGHLTHGSPANQSGKWFKVLSYGVKPDTHLIDYEQMEEIARRDKPKLIIAGASAYSRQIDWARFRRVADEIGAFFMVDMAHYAGLVAGGVYPSPLPHAHVVTTTTHKTLRGPRGGLILSTDAEIGRKINSAVFPGLQGGPLMHIIAAKAVALGEALRPDFKLYAQRTVDNARALASALTERGLEIVSGGTDSHVMLVDLRPKKATGVTAEKVLDRAGITVNKNSIPGDPEKYTITSGVRLGSPAGTTRGFGVAEFRQVGHLIADVLDGVAKNGPEGDAQVEAQVRGKVRDLCARFPIYRD encoded by the coding sequence ATGAGCCAGCCCGCTGCGAAGACCCAGGATGCAATCCCGTCGATGTTCACGCAAAGCCTCGCCGAGGCCGATCCGGCCATTGACGAAGTGCTCAAGGGCGAGCTGCATCGGCAGCGCGAGCAGATCGAGCTGATCGCATCGGAGAACATCGTGTCGCGCGCCGTCCTGGAAGCTGCCGGCTCGGTGCTGACGAACAAATATGCCGAAGGCTATCCGGGCCGGCGCTACTACGGCGGTTGCGAGGAGGTCGACAAGGCCGAGCAGCTCGCCATCGACCGCGCCTGCAAGCTTTTCGACTGCTCCTTCGCCAACGTGCAGCCGCACTCGGGGGCGCAGGCCAACCAGGCGGTCTTCATGGCGCTGCTGAAGCCGGGCGACACGTTCCTCGGCATGGCGCTCGACCAGGGCGGCCATCTCACGCACGGCTCGCCCGCCAACCAGTCGGGCAAGTGGTTCAAGGTGCTCTCCTACGGCGTGAAGCCCGACACGCATCTGATCGACTACGAGCAGATGGAGGAGATCGCGCGCCGCGACAAGCCCAAGCTGATCATCGCCGGCGCCTCGGCCTATTCGCGGCAGATCGACTGGGCACGCTTCCGCAGGGTCGCCGACGAAATCGGCGCCTTCTTCATGGTCGATATGGCACACTATGCCGGGCTGGTCGCGGGCGGCGTCTATCCCAGCCCGCTGCCTCACGCCCATGTCGTGACGACGACGACGCACAAGACGCTGCGCGGGCCGCGCGGCGGCCTGATCCTCTCGACCGATGCCGAGATCGGCAGGAAGATCAACTCGGCGGTGTTCCCGGGCCTGCAGGGCGGGCCCCTGATGCACATCATCGCCGCCAAGGCGGTGGCCCTGGGGGAGGCGCTGCGGCCCGACTTCAAGCTGTACGCCCAGCGGACGGTCGACAATGCCCGCGCGCTGGCTTCGGCTCTCACGGAACGCGGCCTCGAGATCGTCTCCGGCGGCACCGACAGTCATGTGATGCTGGTCGACCTGCGCCCGAAGAAAGCAACAGGCGTCACCGCCGAGAAAGTGCTCGACCGCGCCGGCATCACCGTCAACAAGAACAGCATTCCGGGCGACCCCGAGAAGTACACGATCACCTCGGGCGTGCGACTGGGATCGCCAGCCGGCACGACGCGCGGCTTCGGCGTGGCCGAATTCCGTCAGGTTGGCCATTTGATTGCCGACGTACTGGACGGGGTCGCGAAGAACGGCCCCGAGGGCGATGCCCAGGTCGAGGCGCAGGTTCGCGGCAAGGTGCGCGACCTCTGCGCCCGCTTCCCGATCTACCGCGACTGA
- the nrdR gene encoding transcriptional regulator NrdR, producing the protein MRCPFCGHEDTQVKDSRPTDDNSAIRRRRYCPSCGSRFTTFERVQLRELTVVKKNGQRVAFDRDKLARSISVACRKRPVDPERVERVVNGIVRRLESSGESEIPSAQIGELVMDALRALDPVAYVRFASVYRNFREAKDFEEFISDLADTNLKD; encoded by the coding sequence ATGCGCTGTCCATTTTGCGGTCACGAGGACACCCAGGTTAAGGACTCGCGACCGACCGACGACAATTCGGCGATCCGCCGCCGGCGGTATTGCCCTTCCTGCGGCTCGCGCTTCACCACCTTCGAACGCGTGCAGTTGCGCGAACTGACCGTGGTCAAGAAGAACGGCCAGCGCGTGGCGTTCGATCGCGACAAGCTCGCGCGCTCGATCTCGGTGGCCTGCCGCAAGCGGCCCGTCGATCCAGAGCGCGTGGAGCGGGTGGTGAACGGCATCGTGCGCCGCCTCGAAAGCTCCGGCGAGAGCGAGATTCCCTCGGCCCAGATCGGCGAGCTGGTGATGGATGCGCTGCGTGCGCTCGATCCGGTCGCCTATGTGCGGTTCGCCTCGGTCTATCGCAACTTCCGCGAGGCCAAGGACTTCGAGGAATTCATTTCGGACCTTGCCGACACCAACCTCAAGGACTGA
- the ribD gene encoding bifunctional diaminohydroxyphosphoribosylaminopyrimidine deaminase/5-amino-6-(5-phosphoribosylamino)uracil reductase RibD: MMRAALALARRSLGRTWPNPAVGCVIVRDGRIVARGRTREGGRPHAEADALANAVEPVAGATVYVTLEPCAHQGRTPPCADALVSAGVARVVSATEDPDPRVKGRGHARLRAAGIAVEVGEGAAEAADINVGFFRRVQDGRPLFHLKLATSLDGAIATSSGESKWITGPEARAAGHRLRATHDAVLVGAKTVAMDDPELTCRLPGLADRSPIRIVLDSHARLPLGSRLATTARDRPVWLICAQADRDRELRLVDRGVKVIRVAPTADGRVDPLAAAQALGKEGLTRVLIEGGGQVAAAFLKAGLVDRITHYRAGMIMGADSRSAVGPLGVGSLDFAPRFSLVSAGVVGTDTVESWRRDA, translated from the coding sequence ATGATGCGCGCGGCGCTCGCGCTGGCGCGCCGGTCGCTGGGGCGCACCTGGCCCAATCCCGCCGTCGGCTGCGTGATCGTGCGCGACGGCCGCATTGTCGCTCGCGGCCGCACGCGCGAGGGCGGCCGGCCGCACGCCGAGGCCGATGCGCTGGCCAATGCCGTCGAACCGGTCGCTGGCGCCACCGTCTATGTCACGCTCGAGCCCTGCGCGCATCAAGGCAGGACACCGCCCTGTGCCGATGCCCTGGTGTCGGCCGGCGTGGCGCGCGTGGTGTCGGCCACCGAGGACCCCGACCCCAGGGTGAAGGGACGGGGGCATGCGCGCCTCAGGGCTGCCGGCATTGCCGTCGAGGTCGGCGAGGGCGCGGCCGAGGCGGCGGACATCAACGTCGGCTTCTTCCGTCGCGTGCAGGACGGGCGGCCGCTGTTCCACCTGAAGCTCGCGACCTCGCTTGACGGCGCCATCGCGACGTCGAGCGGCGAGAGCAAATGGATCACGGGTCCTGAAGCGCGGGCCGCCGGCCACCGGCTGCGAGCGACTCACGACGCCGTCCTCGTCGGAGCCAAGACGGTCGCAATGGACGATCCCGAGCTCACGTGCCGGCTGCCCGGCCTTGCCGACCGTTCGCCGATACGCATCGTCCTCGATTCACACGCACGTCTGCCGCTCGGATCCAGGCTGGCGACGACGGCCCGCGACCGACCGGTCTGGCTGATTTGCGCCCAAGCCGACCGGGATCGCGAATTGCGGCTGGTCGACCGGGGCGTTAAGGTGATTCGTGTTGCTCCTACCGCGGACGGACGCGTCGACCCCCTTGCGGCGGCACAGGCCTTGGGTAAAGAAGGGCTGACGCGGGTATTGATCGAAGGCGGGGGCCAGGTGGCGGCGGCCTTCCTGAAGGCAGGCCTCGTCGATCGGATCACACACTACCGCGCCGGTATGATCATGGGAGCCGACAGCCGCTCTGCGGTCGGCCCGTTGGGCGTCGGTTCCTTGGATTTCGCGCCCCGGTTCTCGCTGGTTTCCGCCGGAGTCGTGGGTACGGACACGGTGGAAAGCTGGCGACGGGACGCCTAA
- a CDS encoding riboflavin synthase — MFTGIVSDIGEIVSVTPGGKAEDRRFVVRTRHDLKPVAIGASIACSGCCLTVVEKGADHFSVEASGETLGRTHLADWQPGTRVNLELSLKVGDELGGHLVYGHVDGVGKVVSIEPDGGSLRFVFEAPGELGRFVAAKGSVAVDGVSLTVNEVTGNRFGVNLIPHTQAVTTLGQAKAGQRVNLEVDMLARYVARLLEHEKT, encoded by the coding sequence ATGTTCACAGGCATCGTCTCCGATATCGGCGAGATCGTCTCCGTCACGCCGGGCGGCAAGGCGGAGGACCGTCGCTTCGTCGTCCGCACCCGGCACGACCTGAAGCCGGTCGCCATCGGCGCGTCGATCGCCTGTTCCGGCTGCTGCCTGACCGTGGTCGAGAAGGGGGCGGACCACTTCTCGGTCGAGGCGTCCGGCGAGACGCTCGGCAGGACCCATCTCGCGGACTGGCAGCCGGGCACCCGGGTCAATCTCGAGCTGTCGCTGAAGGTCGGCGACGAGCTCGGCGGCCATCTCGTCTATGGCCATGTCGACGGCGTCGGCAAGGTGGTATCGATCGAGCCCGACGGCGGCAGCCTGCGGTTTGTCTTCGAGGCGCCCGGGGAGCTTGGCCGCTTCGTCGCCGCCAAGGGGTCGGTGGCCGTCGACGGCGTGTCGCTGACGGTGAACGAGGTGACCGGCAATCGCTTCGGGGTGAACCTCATTCCCCATACCCAGGCCGTGACGACCCTCGGCCAGGCGAAGGCCGGGCAGCGGGTCAACCTTGAGGTGGATATGCTCGCGCGTTACGTTGCGCGGCTGTTGGAGCACGAAAAGACATGA